In Cercospora beticola chromosome 3, complete sequence, the following proteins share a genomic window:
- a CDS encoding uncharacterized protein (BUSCO:EOG09265DVA) has product MPPSTRRPRHANPYARTRMNDDRHPARTPQYVSDDDDQELNASHIHEDLNAESGAEQDVAEGNEELPDSNPEDENLEEASLPSEEEEEDAPFPGEDEEDEDEEDLDLDLPTDEPFPPPGLKEISSLASWTVSTAKPGNGVLALRHPSTTQFWQSDGPQPHTLNIHFFKLVSILRIRIFLDFLSDESYTPTKIQFLAGMGIHDLIDFAEMSFEQPTGWIDVDFGNVGGGSNTDSSSANDFRDEEDWDDENDPSHRNYWSKRPVLRAFLVQVRILENHQNGKDTHLRAVQIFARDDESAKKEMGGGGKTVPVVKKNGKGNAVQLPSRALKKEANSIKLADWMMNPDIR; this is encoded by the exons ATGCCGCCTTCGACTCGCCGTCCACGACATGCGAACCCATACGCAAGAACGCGCATGAACGATGACCGGCATCCAGCACGAACACCGCAATACGTttctgacgatgatgaccaaGAGCTAAACGCATCACACATCCACGAGGATCTCAACGCCGAATCTGGTGCCGAACAAGACGTCGCAGAAGGAAATGAAGAACTTCCCG ACTCCAACCCCGAGGACGAAAACCTAGAAGAAGCCAGCCTCCcctccgaagaagaagaagaagacgcccCCTTCCcaggcgaagacgaagaagacgaagacgaagaagacctaGACCTCGACCTCCCCACCGACGAACCCTTCCCTCCCCCCGGCCTGAAAGAAATCTCCTCCCTCGCAAGCTGGACCGTCAGTACCGCCAAACCCGGCAACGGCGTCCTCGCCCTCCGCCACCCCTCCACAACCCAATTCTGGCAATCCGATGGTCCCCAACCCCACACCTTAAACATCCACTTCTTCAAACTCGTCTCAATCCTCCGCATCCGAATCTTTCTCGACTTCTTATCCGATGAATCCTACACTCCCACGAAAATTCAATTCCTTGCTGGAATGGGAATTCATGATTTGATTGACTTTGCGGAAATGAGTTTCGAGCAGCCTACGGGGTGGATTGATGTGGATTTTGGGAATGTGGGGGGAGGAAGTAACACCGACTCATCATCTGCGAATGATTTTCGTGATGAAGAGGATTGGGATGATGAGAATGATCCGAGTCATAGGAATTACTGGAGTAAACGACCCGTCTTACGCGCGTTTTTGGTGCAAGTTCGGATCCTGGAGAATCATCAAAATGGCAAAGATACGCATTTGCGGGCTGTGCAGATTTTTGCGAGGGATGATGAGAGTGCCAAAAAGGAAATGGGCGGTGGAGGGAAAACGGTGCCTgttgtgaagaagaatgggAAGGGCAATGCGGTGCAGCTTCCGAGCCGGGCACTGAAGAAAGAGGCAAATAGCATCAAGCTGGCAGACTGGATGATGAATCCTGATATTCGATGA
- a CDS encoding uncharacterized protein (antiSMASH:Cluster_6), with product MCSPEVKSFLKSLPKCEHHMHLEGALTPEVLFTLASKNNITLPSDDPAFASPGRLLQRYDNFTSLDDFLHYYYIGMSVLIDASDFESLAWDYFKHANADGVVHAEVSKQCPNFDMAPRVGVYADYSQLFFDPQAHLCRGVSYDIILTGFRAARKRAQTEFGITSELICCFLRHLPVPECHSTFNLPEIQDSFHRGDILGIGLDSSENGFPPENFEQIYKAATDLGLRRTAHAGEEGPAEYIKNALDVLGVERIDHGIRLAEDLDLLDRVAKSGTLLTVCPMSNVLLRCVTKVSELPIRKFINSGVKFSINSDDPAYFGNNYILDNYVAVQEAFDLTTVEWETICRNAIEGSWCCRSRKDEMLLKLKEVVEGLAHS from the coding sequence ATGTGCTCCCCGGAAGTCAAATCGTTCCTCAAGTCCCTGCCAAAATGCGAACACCACATGCACCTGGAGGGTGCCCTGACTCCTGAGGTGCTCTTCACATTAGCCAGCAAGAACAACATCACCTTGCCTAGCGATGATCCAGCATTCGCCTCGCCCGGGCGTCTGCTGCAGCGCTATGACAACTTCACATCTCTAGACGACTTTCTCCATTACTATTACATTGGCATGAGCGTCCTGATCGACGCATCCGATTTCGAGAGTCTGGCATGGGACTATTTCAAACATGCGAACGCGGACGGGGTGGTTCATGCGGAGGTCAGCAAACAGTGCCCTAACTTCGATATGGCGCCTCGTGTTGGAGTTTATGCTGATTACTcgcagctcttcttcgacccTCAGGCCCACCTGTGCCGTGGCGTATCATACGACATCATCCTCACTGGCTTCAGGGCCGCTCGAAAGCGCGCACAGACCGAATTCGGTATTACAAGCGAGCTGATCTGCTGCTTCCTGCGCCATCTTCCTGTGCCGGAATGTCACTCCACCTTCAATCTCCCCGAGATCCAGGACAGCTTTCATCGCGGAGATATCCTTGGCATCGGCCTCGACTCGAGCGAGAATGGGTTCCCTCCGGAGAACTTTGAGCAAATATACAAGGCTGCAACGGACCTGGGTCTTCGACGCACTGCTCATGCAGGTGAGGAAGGTCCGGCAGAGTATATCAAAAACGCCCTTGATGTTCTCGGAGTAGAACGCATCGATCATGGCATCCGACTCGCGGAGGAtctcgatctgcttgatcGCGTAGCCAAGTCGGGCACGCTGCTGACTGTCTGTCCCATGTCCAACGTGCTCTTGCGATGCGTGACCAAGGTTTCGGAACTGCCAATTCGGAAGTTCATTAACTCTGGAGTCAAATTCTCGATCAACTCGGATGATCCGGCTTATTTTGGCAACAACTACATCCTCGACAATTATGTTGCGGTGCAAGAAGCCTTCGATCTTACCACCGTAGAATGGGAAACCATCTGTCGGAATGCGATTGAGGGAAGCTGGTGCTGTCGATCTCGGAAAGACGAAATGTTGTTGAAATTGAAAGAAGTGGTAGAGGGCCTGGCTCACAGCTGA
- a CDS encoding uncharacterized protein (antiSMASH:Cluster_6), which produces MAGQGTGPSRRSHTKSRKGCKTCKRRHIRCDETFPQCRNCTKHQVRCDYMETIGSEVESQSSPEQTHLAFSPGTESRIDLWQQTGSFPFPGLQVFPPPQTHEYSKNDLRLIHHLSAISHDLMLKGTTNLTIWTAKVPKFLSLAASYPYVMHALLSFSANHLAWSRSSNETRNLHIQHGTVALRGLHEAIGNFSHRNADAVLACSLLLLWQATDWKSWSSLRAGIQSVLSAMQTWKQESIFAEYINDEDLWGGAYMSRRPSLDQNDRDTILANTVHASQQLSRFVMGHEAESYWMGQLLQYLQRLQASSPAQTPDEQYSHVYLLRKWLFWVPALLLQTQGGHGPAMLTLAHFYATALALEPLYPDLGPAFCARIALPPLEQIISVTDAMQSQRAMDHNAMEIASLMQFPQQMAHNFRERVVQTQQMAMQQSAPMMVSPDTLNYTSIGNISPAFAPSPLHPVSQQPAAAHTSYLEVPYPAGSFSTIQSGWGAVPSPGFPPQSYTAHDEQIYGYSLGGFRGGFVPSPNPIWT; this is translated from the exons ATGGCAGGTCAAGGAACCGGGCCCTCCCGCAGGAGTCACACCAAAAGTCGGAAGGGGTGCAAGACTTGCAAGCGCAGGCACATCCGATGCGATGAGACTTTCCCACAATG CCGCAACTGCACCAAGCATCAGGTACGATGCGACTACATGGAGACCATTGGATCAGAGGTGGAGAGCCAATCGAGTCCGGAGCAAACACACCTAGCCTTCTCCCCTGGGACAGAAAGCCGCATCGATCTCTGGCAACAGACTGGCAGCTTCCCGTTCCCTGGCCTCCAAGTCTTTCCACCACCTCAGACACACGAATACTCGAAAAACGACCTACGCCTGATACACCACTTGTCAGCCATCTCGCACGATCTGATGCTGAAAGGCACCACAAATCTGACAATATGGACCGCGAAAGTACCCAAATTCTTGAGCCTCGCCGCATCATATCCTTATGTGATGCACGCACTTCTATCATTTTCCGCGAACCATCTTGCTTGGAGCCGATCATCAAACGAGACCAGGAATTTACACATTCAGCATGGCACAGTTGCATTACGAGGGCTTCACGAAGCCATTGGTAATTTCTCCCATCGGAACGCAGACGCGGTACTGGCGTGCTCGCTTCTACTACTCTGGCAAGCGACTGACTG GAAGAGCTGGTCATCCTTGCGCGCCGGCATACAATCCGTGCTCTCAGCCATGCAGACGTGGAAGCAAGAGTCGATTTTCGCCGAGTATATCAACGACGAAGATCTCTGGGGTGGTGCATACATGTCGCGCCGTCCCTCTCTGGATCAGAATGATCGGGATACGATACTCGCAAATACTGTGCACGCTTCGCAACAATTATCGAGATTTGTGATGGGTCACGAAGCAGAGTCCTACTGGATGGGTCAACTGCTGCAATACTTACAACGACTGCAAGCTTCCAGCCCTGCGCAAACACCCGACGAGCAATATAGCCACGTATACCTTCTACGGAAGTGGCTATTCTGGGTTCCGGCTTTATTGCTGCAGACGCAAGGTGGCCATGGCCCTGCGATGCTCACCCTCGCCCACTTCTATGCCACCGCACTCGCTCTGGAGCCTCTCTATCCGGATCTGGGTCCCGCATTCTGTGCGAGAATAGCACTTCCACCTCTGGAACAAATCATCAGCGTCACAGATGCAATGCAATCACAACGGGCAATGGACCACAACGCGATGGAAATTGCTTCACTGATGCAGTTCCCACAACAAATGGCACACAACTTTCGCGAAAGAGTTGTTCAGACACAACAGATGGCAATGCAGCAATCCGCTCCAATGATGGTGAGCCCGGACACGCTCAACTACACTTCCATCGGGAACATTAGTCCCGCGTTCGCGCCTTCCCCATTGCACCCGGTATCGCAGCAACCGGCTGCCGCGCACACTTCTTACCTGGAAGTTCCCTATCCGGCGGGCAGCTTTAGCACGATACAGTCTGGCTGGGGTGCTGTGCCATCACCAGGGTTCCCTCCCCAATCTTACACTGCACATGATGAGCAGATCTACGGGTATTCTCTGGGAGGATTTCGAGGAGGGTTCGTACCATCGCCAAATCCGATTTGGACCTAA
- a CDS encoding uncharacterized protein (antiSMASH:Cluster_6~SMCOG1105:amidase) — protein sequence MGDSWRSIAARKQQERASRIPVEWRLQASQISSYGACVLDAPRRLGLLTTTELKITEDFDAVGLLDELANGRLQSVDVVRAFAKRTAIAHQLVNCCTELLFDDALKRAQEIDEHLAKTGKTIGPLHGLPISIKDCFRVKGYDASVGIASLCFKPATSNSALVDQLLSLGAVILAKTNIPLTMMALDSHNNVFGRTLNPLNRELTAGGSSGGEGALVAMRGSILGVGTDVGGSVRIPAFCNGLWGIKPSHGRVPYAGQESGQKPGSSKLGIEATAGPIATTLRDCELLLRVVADSAPEIYDVEVVAQDWSRQLPLILRGRKLRVGLIRTDAIARPLPIIDHLMDEVAKTLRASKESIEVVEVDASRILSRILKTFNGIVSIDGANAWFDHMEKTGEPLSPWLQGRLTRRKPKSTDEVRALQAQKSELQTEFLKVWSEAGGYWVTDDSKLHKGDRTLDVLLMPVAPHPVPGIDRWNIVNYTASLNLLDLPAGVLPLRQVREDDLKGDLPSSDPLNAWDKINREQWTKVDRKMYLGSPLSVQVVTPRLTERKLVEAMAVLDQALRPMKDGSVQPSSKL from the coding sequence ATGGGAGATTCGTGGCGATCCATCGCCGCTCGCAAACAGCAGGAGCGAGCCTCGCGCATACCCGTCGAATGGCGTCTGCAGGCGTCCCAGATCTCAAGCTACGGTGCCTGCGTTCTGGACGCGCCACGACGATTGGGCCTACTTACGACGACTGAGCTGAAAATAACTGAAGACTTCGACGCCGTAGGTCTACTGGACGAGCTAGCAAACGGGCGCCTCCAATCCGTCGACGTCGTGAGAGCCTTCGCAAAACGAACTGCAATCGCGCACCAACTAGTCAACTGTTGCACCGAGCTGCTATTCGACGATGCGCTCAAGCGTGCTCAGGAAATAGACGAGCATCTCGCCAAGACTGGCAAGACAATCGGTCCTCTCCATGGCTTGCCAATTTCCATCAAAGACTGCTTCCGGGTTAAAGGCTACGATGCGAGTGTTGGCATCGCAAGTCTTTGCTTCAAGCCAGCCACCAGCAATTCGGCGCTTGTAGACCAATTGCTATCTCTCGGAGCTGTCATACTAGCCAAAACAAATATCCCCCTCACCATGATGGCGCTTGACTCGCACAACAATGTCTTTGGGCGTACACTCAATCCATTGAACCGCGAACTCACCGCCGGTGGCAGTAGCGGCGGTGAGGGGGCCCTCGTAGCTATGCGCGGTTCTATATTGGGCGTGGGGACAGACGTGGGAGGGTCTGTTCGCATTCCGGCCTTCTGCAATGGTCTCTGGGGCATCAAACCTTCTCACGGACGCGTGCCATATGCTGGACAAGAGAGCGGGCAGAAAccgggcagcagcaagcttggAATCGAAGCAACTGCGGGACCAATCGCGACGACTCTCAGAGACTGCGAGCTGCTACTGCGCGTCGTCGCAGATAGCGCACCGGAGATCTACGATGTCGAAGTGGTGGCCCAGGACTGGTCACGGCAACTTCCCTTGATTCTGAGAGGTCGAAAGCTTCGTGTTGGGCTGATCCGTACCGACGCCATTGCCCGACCGCTTCCGATAATAGATCACTTGATGGACGAAGTCGCTAAGACACTTCGCGCTTCGAAAGAGTCCATCGAAGTCGTTGAGGTCGACGCCTCTCGTATCCTGTCACGGATCCTGAAAACTTTCAAtggtatagtatctattgaCGGCGCCAATGCTTGGTTTGACCACATGGAAAAAACGGGAGAACCATTGtcgccatggctgcaagGCAGACTCACTAGACGAAAGCCAAAATCCACAGATGAGGTACGCGCGTTACAGGCGCAGAAGTCGGAACTACAAACCGAGTTTCTAAAAGTATGGAGTGAAGCTGGCGGCTATTGGGTTACGGATGACAGCAAGCTACACAAGGGTGACAGAACTCTAGATGTGCTACTCATGCCTGTTGCTCCTCACCCTGTCCCAGGCATAGATCGCTGGAACATCGTCAACTACACCGCTTCACTGAACCTCCTCGACCTCCCCGCCGGCGTGCTTCCACTTCGGCAGGTCCGCGAAGACGACCTCAAGGGCGATCTCCCCTCCTCCGATCCCCTCAACGCATGGGACAAGATCAACAGGGAGCAGTGGACAAAGGTCGATCGGAAGATGTACCTCGGCAGCCCGCTGAGCGTGCAGGTCGTGACTCCAAGGTTGACCGAGAGGAAACTTGTTGAAGCTATGGCGGTGCTAGACCAGGCACTTCGGCCGATGAAGGACGGCAGTGTACAGCCTAGCAGTAAATTGTAG